One genomic region from Rosa rugosa chromosome 2 unlocalized genomic scaffold, drRosRugo1.1 SUPER_2_unloc_1, whole genome shotgun sequence encodes:
- the LOC133724117 gene encoding uncharacterized protein LOC133724117, translated as MSSEGAADFALKALFMSTFYDKWCGGTLHVYHVHENGYQEKRSLDALEVYSRYYNIYDLYTYEPMTFLLLYSTDYQPIAGDDLINLGSDEGLVAAHLVAKKRDFNIHRLVFNSENEASTAYEAIAKVEPRGASRFPRLQNFRLCELKIKSKRVPVYVQKSSSELLQSICELPPAPETNQCWLPRIIRLPSCFGCA; from the exons ATGTCTAGTGAAGGTGCTGCCGACTTTGCCCTAAAAGCACTTTTTATGTCAACCTTTTATGATAAGTGGTGTGGAGGGACTCTACATG TTTATCATGTGCATGAAAATGGATATCAAGAGAAACGCAGCCTCGATGCTTTAGAAGTCTACTCGCGATATTACAACATTTACGACCTTTACACATATGAACCAATGACGTTTTTGTTGCTGTATTCTACAGATTACCAACCCATTGCTGGCGATGATCTCATAAACCTCGG ATCAGATGAAGGGCTAGTGGCAGCTCATCTTGTAGCAAAGAAGCGAGACTTTAACATCCACCGCCTCGTGTTCAACTCTGAGAATGAGGCTTCAACAGCATACGAAGCTATTGCTAAAGTTGAGCCTAGAGGTGCATCTAGGTTCCCGCGTCTGCAAAATTTTCGTCTTTGTGAATTAAAAATAAAGAGTAAAAGAGTTCCAGTATATGTCCAAAAAAGCTCAAGCGAATTGTTGCAAAGCATATGCGAATTGCCTCCAGCTCCAGAGACCAACCAATGTTGGCTGCCACGCATAATCAGATTGCCTTCATGTTTCGGGTGTGCATGA
- the LOC133724118 gene encoding uncharacterized protein LOC133724118, with amino-acid sequence MRLRKPIKLEKGTITLAFPFKEGIMIGVDSRITRKQTIVSDKKQKFFEISSNIFCTMMGRVHVLENMALYVQQKVKSEERLRCAPATVSYAAEKALEHLEYEFSDCEYMEDEEELIFGTIIAGWQKTTVTN; translated from the exons ATGCGTTTGAGAAAACCAATCAAGCTAGAGAAGGGGACAATCACTCTTGCTTTTCCATTCAAGGAAGGCATTATGATTGGGGTTGATTCTAGAATCACGCGGAAACAAACTATAG TTTCAGACAAGAAGCAGAAGTTTTTTGAAATATCATCTAACATATTTTGTACAATGATGGGGAGAGTTCATGTCTTGGAAAACATGGCCCTATATGTGCAGCAAAAG GTAAAGAGCGAAGAACGTCTTCGCTGTGCACCTGCAACAGTTTCATATGCAGCAGAAAAGGCGCTTGAACATTTAGAGTACGAATTCAGTGACTGTGAATATATGGAGGATGAAGAGGAATTAATATTTGGCACTATCATCGCTGGATGGCAAAAAACAACGGTAACCAACTGA